The nucleotide sequence CCTAGCCTGCGACGGTGCCGACGCCGCTGCCGACCCCGACCCTCGAGACCGCCCGGCTGCGGCTGCGTCCCTTCACCGCGGCGGATGCCGACCCGCTGCTCGCGCTGATGCGCGACCCGGTCGTCCTGCGCTACTGGGACGCCCCGCCGTGGCGGGACGCCGACCGGGCGCCGGCGTTCGTCCGGGCCTGCCAGCGGCTCGCCGACGAGGGCACCGGCGCGCGGCTCGTCGTCGAGCGCCGCACCGACGCGGCCTTCCTCGGCTGGTGCGCGCTGGCCGGGTACGACGCCGGGTACCGCAGCGCCACCGTCACCTAC is from Arthrobacter sp. NEB 688 and encodes:
- a CDS encoding GNAT family N-acetyltransferase, with amino-acid sequence MPTPLPTPTLETARLRLRPFTAADADPLLALMRDPVVLRYWDAPPWRDADRAPAFVRACQRLADEGTGARLVVERRTDAAFLGWCALAGYDAGYRSATVTYVLRQDAWGRGHATEAVRALLDWGFATLDLNRVQGEADTRNPASRRVMEKLGFVHEGTLREDCVVDGEVSDTWVLGLLRRDREAGPTAGPGAPTPDH